In a genomic window of Bacteroidota bacterium:
- a CDS encoding T9SS type A sorting domain-containing protein, protein MVTQAQSTTDILVINHSFSDGTVRWAKTAGGVYYNRGDAVAIDRRGAIYVAGMVGVNARFDSLQFTGEEINTFIARIGPGGATSVGDEPQPYEFSLHQNYPNPFNPTTTITFSIPVGMGQAPSILKVYDLLGREVATLVNGQRNPGMYKVTWNAEGAASGVYICRLTTGGLTATRKLLLVR, encoded by the coding sequence GTGGTCACGCAAGCGCAAAGCACAACGGACATTCTCGTGATCAACCATTCCTTTTCTGATGGGACAGTGCGGTGGGCGAAGACGGCCGGAGGCGTGTACTACAACAGGGGAGATGCCGTTGCCATTGATCGCCGCGGAGCGATCTACGTTGCCGGCATGGTGGGAGTGAATGCCCGCTTCGACTCACTTCAGTTCACCGGGGAAGAGATTAACACCTTCATTGCGAGAATCGGTCCCGGCGGAGCTACATCGGTTGGTGATGAGCCACAGCCGTACGAGTTTTCTTTGCATCAGAATTACCCGAATCCGTTCAACCCCACGACAACAATTACATTCAGCATTCCCGTCGGGATGGGGCAAGCCCCGTCAATACTGAAGGTTTATGATCTGCTCGGAAGGGAAGTGGCAACGTTGGTGAACGGGCAGCGGAATCCGGGAATGTACAAGGTCACTTGGAATGCGGAAGGCGCCGCCAGCGGTGTGTACATTTGCCGGTTAACTACAGGCGGCTTAACGGCAACACGGAAGCTTTTGCTGGTTCGCTGA